A single region of the Musa acuminata AAA Group cultivar baxijiao chromosome BXJ1-11, Cavendish_Baxijiao_AAA, whole genome shotgun sequence genome encodes:
- the LOC135597237 gene encoding uncharacterized protein LOC135597237 produces the protein MGLQWVILGAVVAAEAAVAALLILPAPRVIKSRIVALASLFLQPGAGILPFSAFQLLDLHWKNEHRLMCTSDVCTIEERTRYEKSIFKAQRNIILCVLACLLYWCIFRICKYHKEIRELEEVEKRLKDQ, from the exons atggggttgCAGTGGGTGATCTTGGGTGCGGTGGTAGCAGCGGAGGCGGCAGTGGCGGCGCTGCTAATCCTCCCCGCTCCGCGGGTCATCAAGTCGCGGATCGTAGCCTTAGCGTCGCTTTTCCTCCAGCCCGGCGCCGGCATCCTTCCTTTCTCCGCCTTCCAGTTATTGG ATTTGCACTGGAAGAACGAGCACCGGCTGATGTGCACCTCCGACGTCTGTACCATCGAAGAGAGGACTCGATACGAGAAATCT ATATTTAAGGCACAAAGAAACATCATTCTGTGTGTCTTGGCTTGTCTCCTTTATTG GTGTATCTTCCGCATTTGCAAATATCACAAAGAGATTAGGGAATTGGAAGAAGTTGAGAAGCGTCTGAAAGATCAGTAG